A genomic stretch from Sceloporus undulatus isolate JIND9_A2432 ecotype Alabama chromosome 5, SceUnd_v1.1, whole genome shotgun sequence includes:
- the TLR3 gene encoding toll-like receptor 3 isoform X1 encodes MLLLTVSLEAVKVKMIFHGWIYVPLIVLIICVHCGSAVNACKIIEERADCSHLKLTQIPSDLPSNITALDISHNQLRTLPTANLTKYNQLIYLDAGFNTISKLQPELCLTLPLLKVLKLEHNQLHVFPSNVFTSCISLKELNLGSNILDVKNEPFKNLKNLQFLDVSHNKLSSIKLGSQPQLESLQELVASQNKITELKKEDLYFLSNSSLNKLDLSANPVKEFYSGCFRAIGNLYGLIMNKVPLGQDGTEKLASELSGTRIQHLSMSQVQLSQISSSTFNGMHNTNLTILDLSNNGLSVIENDSLVYLSNLEDLNLMNNNITRLFSHSLNGLSNVNYLNLGYSDIRKIDSAFQWLKHLKDLIMDGNKFLEITPNTFKGLDNLKNLSLSQCSIISITSTTFSSLANSSLQFLNLTKTGISSIKPRAFAWLGHLKTLDLGFNYIKQKLTGQEFQGLNNIETLYLSYNNQVNLTSESFSSIPSLRKLRLRKVGCSNLNISPSPFRKLNNLTILDIGNNNIANMRDDVFGGLHQLEILDMQHNNFARLWKHVNPGGPILFLKGLRNLRLLDLESNGFDEVPRMAFQGLSQLRSLNLRVNNLNLLPEFVFDDLTSLTSLFLEKNLITAVDEKVFSKVFTHLKELNMGFNPFDCTCDGIAWFVNWLNGSKTFIPGLNNYRCNTPSKYHSNLVAQFDTSPCDSAPFELVYIVSTTSILFFISVVLLIHFQGWRIQFLWSVTVNRVLGHREIDRPQQWFDYDAYIIHSKKDKNWVSKNFISLEENNEPVIRFCLEERDFEAGTSEFEAVVDSIRRSRKIIFVVTEHLLKDPWCKRFKVHHAIQQAIEQSRDAIILIFRDDIPDYKLNNALCLRRAMFKSRCILEWPAQKDHLNAFYQQLKSALQSSSRIL; translated from the exons GAAAGTGAAGATGATTTTTCATGGCTGGATATATGTGCCTTTGATCGTTTTGATCATCTGTGTTCATTGTGGATCAGCAGTGAATGCTTGTAAAATTATAGAggagagggcagactgtagtcATTTAAAGTTAACTCAGATTCCCTCTGATCTCCCGAGCAATATAACAGCTTTGGATATTTCTCATAACCAGCTCAGAACACTGCCAACTGCAAACCTTACCAAGTATAATCAACTCATCTACTTAGATGCAGGATTCAACACTATTTCTAAACTACAGCCAGAGCTGTGTTTGACTTTGCCTTTGTTAAAAGTTTTGAAACTGGAACATAATCAGTTGCATGTCTTTCCAAGCAATGTCTTTACCTCTTGTATCAGTCTGAAGGAGCTTAATTTGGGATCCAACATACTGGATGTGAAAAATGAGCCTTTCAAAAATCTGAAG aatttgCAGTTCCTGGATGTTTCTCATAATAAACTAAGCTCTATAAAACTGGGATCCCAGCCACAATTAGAGAGTTTGCAGGAGCTTGTGGCATCTCAGAACAAAATTACTGAATTAAAGAAAGAAGATCTATACTTTCTTAGTAACTCCTCACTAAACAAGCTGGACTTGTCAGCAAACCCTGTAAAAGAG tTTTACTCAGGCTGTTTCCGTGCTATTGGAAATTTATATGGTCTTATCATGAACAAGGTTCCACTGGGTCAAGATGGTACAGAGAAACTTGCTTCCGAATTATCTGGTACAAGAATTCAGCATCTCTCCATGAGCCAGGTTCAGCTTTCACAAATTTCCAGCTCGACCTTCAATGGAATGCATAATACAAACCTCACCATTTTAGATCTATCTAATAATGGCTTGTCTGTGATTGAAAATGACTCTCTTGTGTATCTTTCAAATTTAGAGGATTTAAATctaatgaataataatattacACGCCTGTTTTCTCATTCCCTCAATGGATTGTCCAATGTGAATTATCTGAATCTGGGATACTCTGATATCAGAAAAATTGACTCTGCTTTCCAATGGCTGAAACATTTAAAGGATCTTATTATGGATGGTAATAAATTTCTAGAGATTACTCCAAATACATTTAAAGGTTTAGATAATTTGAAAAACTTGAGTTTAAGCCAATGTAGTATAATTTCAATAACAAGTACAACATTTTCATCACTTGCCAATTCTTCACTGCAGTTTCTTAACCTTACGAAAACTGGAATTTCTTCTATCAAGCCTAGGGCCTTTGCTTGGCTTGGGCATCTTAAAACTCTGGATTTAGGTTTTAATTACATTAAACAGAAACTCACAGGTCAGGAATTCCAAGGTCTTAATAATATCGAGACTCTCTATCTATCTTACAATAATCAGGTGAATTTGACAAGTGAATCTTTCAGTTCCATTCCTAGCCTTAGAAAGTTGAGGCTGAGAAAGGTAGGTTGCAGTAATCTCAACATCTCTCCCTCACCATTCCGTAAATTAAATAATTTGACAATCCTGGATATTGGTAACAATAATATTGCCAACATGAGAGATGATGTTTTTGGTGGACTCCACCAGCTTGAAATACTTGATATGCAGCATAATAATTTCGCTCGACTTTGGAAGCATGTCAACCCAGGGGGCCCCATTCTCTTCTTAAAAGGTCTTCGAAACCTGCGGCTGCTTGACCTGGAATCAAATGGTTTTGATGAGGTTCCAAGGATGGCTTTCCAAGGCTTATCTCAGCTAAGAAGCTTGAATCTGCGAGTCAATAATTTGAATCTGCTTCCAGAGTTTGTGTTTGATGACCTGACTTCTCTGACCTCTCTGTTCCTTGAGAAGAACCTCATCACAGCTGTTGATGAAAAAGTGTTCAGTAAGGTTTTCACACATTTGAAAGAACTAAATATGGGGTTCAACCCATTTGATTGTACTTGCGATGGTATAGCTTGGTTTGTTAACTGGCTTAATGGCAGCAAAACATTTATCCCAGGACTGAATAATTATCGATGCAACACCCCCTCTAAATACCACAGTAATTTGGTAGCCCAGTTTGATACCTCTCCGTGTGATAGTGCCCCCTTTGAATTGGTCTACATTGTGAGCACTACTTCAATATTGTTCTTCATCTCGGTAGTCCTACTCATCCACTTTCAAGGATGGAGAATACAATTTCTTTGGAGTGTGACTGTTAACAGAGTCCTTGGCCATAGAGAAATAGACAGGCCACAGCAGTGGTTTGATTATGATGCCTACATCATTCATTCCAAAAAGGATAAGAACTGGGTGTCTAAGAACTTTATTTCTCTTGAAGAAAATAATGAACCGGTAATTAGGTTTTGTTTAGAGGAACGGGATTTTGAAGCTGGAACATCTGAATTTGAAGCTGTTGTTGATAGTATAAGGAGGAGCAGGAAGATTATATTTGTTGTAACTGAGCATCTCTTGAAAGATCCTTGGTGCAAAAG GTTCAAAGTACATCATGCCATACAGCAAGCCATTGAACAAAGTCGGGATGCCATTATATTAATTTTTCGAGATGATATTCCAGATTACAAATTGAATAATGCACTTTGTTTGAGAAGAGCAATGTTCAAGTCTCGCTGTATTTTGGAGTGGCCAGCTCAGAAGGACCATCTGAATGCATTTTACCAGCAGTTAAAATCAGCACTTCAGTCTAGCAGCAGGATATTATGA
- the TLR3 gene encoding toll-like receptor 3 isoform X2: MIFHGWIYVPLIVLIICVHCGSAVNACKIIEERADCSHLKLTQIPSDLPSNITALDISHNQLRTLPTANLTKYNQLIYLDAGFNTISKLQPELCLTLPLLKVLKLEHNQLHVFPSNVFTSCISLKELNLGSNILDVKNEPFKNLKNLQFLDVSHNKLSSIKLGSQPQLESLQELVASQNKITELKKEDLYFLSNSSLNKLDLSANPVKEFYSGCFRAIGNLYGLIMNKVPLGQDGTEKLASELSGTRIQHLSMSQVQLSQISSSTFNGMHNTNLTILDLSNNGLSVIENDSLVYLSNLEDLNLMNNNITRLFSHSLNGLSNVNYLNLGYSDIRKIDSAFQWLKHLKDLIMDGNKFLEITPNTFKGLDNLKNLSLSQCSIISITSTTFSSLANSSLQFLNLTKTGISSIKPRAFAWLGHLKTLDLGFNYIKQKLTGQEFQGLNNIETLYLSYNNQVNLTSESFSSIPSLRKLRLRKVGCSNLNISPSPFRKLNNLTILDIGNNNIANMRDDVFGGLHQLEILDMQHNNFARLWKHVNPGGPILFLKGLRNLRLLDLESNGFDEVPRMAFQGLSQLRSLNLRVNNLNLLPEFVFDDLTSLTSLFLEKNLITAVDEKVFSKVFTHLKELNMGFNPFDCTCDGIAWFVNWLNGSKTFIPGLNNYRCNTPSKYHSNLVAQFDTSPCDSAPFELVYIVSTTSILFFISVVLLIHFQGWRIQFLWSVTVNRVLGHREIDRPQQWFDYDAYIIHSKKDKNWVSKNFISLEENNEPVIRFCLEERDFEAGTSEFEAVVDSIRRSRKIIFVVTEHLLKDPWCKRFKVHHAIQQAIEQSRDAIILIFRDDIPDYKLNNALCLRRAMFKSRCILEWPAQKDHLNAFYQQLKSALQSSSRIL; the protein is encoded by the exons ATGATTTTTCATGGCTGGATATATGTGCCTTTGATCGTTTTGATCATCTGTGTTCATTGTGGATCAGCAGTGAATGCTTGTAAAATTATAGAggagagggcagactgtagtcATTTAAAGTTAACTCAGATTCCCTCTGATCTCCCGAGCAATATAACAGCTTTGGATATTTCTCATAACCAGCTCAGAACACTGCCAACTGCAAACCTTACCAAGTATAATCAACTCATCTACTTAGATGCAGGATTCAACACTATTTCTAAACTACAGCCAGAGCTGTGTTTGACTTTGCCTTTGTTAAAAGTTTTGAAACTGGAACATAATCAGTTGCATGTCTTTCCAAGCAATGTCTTTACCTCTTGTATCAGTCTGAAGGAGCTTAATTTGGGATCCAACATACTGGATGTGAAAAATGAGCCTTTCAAAAATCTGAAG aatttgCAGTTCCTGGATGTTTCTCATAATAAACTAAGCTCTATAAAACTGGGATCCCAGCCACAATTAGAGAGTTTGCAGGAGCTTGTGGCATCTCAGAACAAAATTACTGAATTAAAGAAAGAAGATCTATACTTTCTTAGTAACTCCTCACTAAACAAGCTGGACTTGTCAGCAAACCCTGTAAAAGAG tTTTACTCAGGCTGTTTCCGTGCTATTGGAAATTTATATGGTCTTATCATGAACAAGGTTCCACTGGGTCAAGATGGTACAGAGAAACTTGCTTCCGAATTATCTGGTACAAGAATTCAGCATCTCTCCATGAGCCAGGTTCAGCTTTCACAAATTTCCAGCTCGACCTTCAATGGAATGCATAATACAAACCTCACCATTTTAGATCTATCTAATAATGGCTTGTCTGTGATTGAAAATGACTCTCTTGTGTATCTTTCAAATTTAGAGGATTTAAATctaatgaataataatattacACGCCTGTTTTCTCATTCCCTCAATGGATTGTCCAATGTGAATTATCTGAATCTGGGATACTCTGATATCAGAAAAATTGACTCTGCTTTCCAATGGCTGAAACATTTAAAGGATCTTATTATGGATGGTAATAAATTTCTAGAGATTACTCCAAATACATTTAAAGGTTTAGATAATTTGAAAAACTTGAGTTTAAGCCAATGTAGTATAATTTCAATAACAAGTACAACATTTTCATCACTTGCCAATTCTTCACTGCAGTTTCTTAACCTTACGAAAACTGGAATTTCTTCTATCAAGCCTAGGGCCTTTGCTTGGCTTGGGCATCTTAAAACTCTGGATTTAGGTTTTAATTACATTAAACAGAAACTCACAGGTCAGGAATTCCAAGGTCTTAATAATATCGAGACTCTCTATCTATCTTACAATAATCAGGTGAATTTGACAAGTGAATCTTTCAGTTCCATTCCTAGCCTTAGAAAGTTGAGGCTGAGAAAGGTAGGTTGCAGTAATCTCAACATCTCTCCCTCACCATTCCGTAAATTAAATAATTTGACAATCCTGGATATTGGTAACAATAATATTGCCAACATGAGAGATGATGTTTTTGGTGGACTCCACCAGCTTGAAATACTTGATATGCAGCATAATAATTTCGCTCGACTTTGGAAGCATGTCAACCCAGGGGGCCCCATTCTCTTCTTAAAAGGTCTTCGAAACCTGCGGCTGCTTGACCTGGAATCAAATGGTTTTGATGAGGTTCCAAGGATGGCTTTCCAAGGCTTATCTCAGCTAAGAAGCTTGAATCTGCGAGTCAATAATTTGAATCTGCTTCCAGAGTTTGTGTTTGATGACCTGACTTCTCTGACCTCTCTGTTCCTTGAGAAGAACCTCATCACAGCTGTTGATGAAAAAGTGTTCAGTAAGGTTTTCACACATTTGAAAGAACTAAATATGGGGTTCAACCCATTTGATTGTACTTGCGATGGTATAGCTTGGTTTGTTAACTGGCTTAATGGCAGCAAAACATTTATCCCAGGACTGAATAATTATCGATGCAACACCCCCTCTAAATACCACAGTAATTTGGTAGCCCAGTTTGATACCTCTCCGTGTGATAGTGCCCCCTTTGAATTGGTCTACATTGTGAGCACTACTTCAATATTGTTCTTCATCTCGGTAGTCCTACTCATCCACTTTCAAGGATGGAGAATACAATTTCTTTGGAGTGTGACTGTTAACAGAGTCCTTGGCCATAGAGAAATAGACAGGCCACAGCAGTGGTTTGATTATGATGCCTACATCATTCATTCCAAAAAGGATAAGAACTGGGTGTCTAAGAACTTTATTTCTCTTGAAGAAAATAATGAACCGGTAATTAGGTTTTGTTTAGAGGAACGGGATTTTGAAGCTGGAACATCTGAATTTGAAGCTGTTGTTGATAGTATAAGGAGGAGCAGGAAGATTATATTTGTTGTAACTGAGCATCTCTTGAAAGATCCTTGGTGCAAAAG GTTCAAAGTACATCATGCCATACAGCAAGCCATTGAACAAAGTCGGGATGCCATTATATTAATTTTTCGAGATGATATTCCAGATTACAAATTGAATAATGCACTTTGTTTGAGAAGAGCAATGTTCAAGTCTCGCTGTATTTTGGAGTGGCCAGCTCAGAAGGACCATCTGAATGCATTTTACCAGCAGTTAAAATCAGCACTTCAGTCTAGCAGCAGGATATTATGA
- the TLR3 gene encoding toll-like receptor 3 isoform X3, which translates to MLLLTVSLEAVKVKMIFHGWIYVPLIVLIICVHCGSAVNACKIIEERADCSHLKLTQIPSDLPSNITALDISHNQLRTLPTANLTKYNQLIYLDAGFNTISKLQPELCLTLPLLKVLKLEHNQLHVFPSNVFTSCISLKELNLGSNILDVKNEPFKNLKNLQFLDVSHNKLSSIKLGSQPQLESLQELVASQNKITELKKEDLYFLSNSSLNKLDLSANPVKEFYSGCFRAIGNLYGLIMNKVPLGQDGTEKLASELSGTRIQHLSMSQVQLSQISSSTFNGMHNTNLTILDLSNNGLSVIENDSLVYLSNLEDLNLMNNNITRLFSHSLNGLSNVNYLNLGYSDIRKIDSAFQWLKHLKDLIMDGLRNLRLLDLESNGFDEVPRMAFQGLSQLRSLNLRVNNLNLLPEFVFDDLTSLTSLFLEKNLITAVDEKVFSKVFTHLKELNMGFNPFDCTCDGIAWFVNWLNGSKTFIPGLNNYRCNTPSKYHSNLVAQFDTSPCDSAPFELVYIVSTTSILFFISVVLLIHFQGWRIQFLWSVTVNRVLGHREIDRPQQWFDYDAYIIHSKKDKNWVSKNFISLEENNEPVIRFCLEERDFEAGTSEFEAVVDSIRRSRKIIFVVTEHLLKDPWCKRFKVHHAIQQAIEQSRDAIILIFRDDIPDYKLNNALCLRRAMFKSRCILEWPAQKDHLNAFYQQLKSALQSSSRIL; encoded by the exons GAAAGTGAAGATGATTTTTCATGGCTGGATATATGTGCCTTTGATCGTTTTGATCATCTGTGTTCATTGTGGATCAGCAGTGAATGCTTGTAAAATTATAGAggagagggcagactgtagtcATTTAAAGTTAACTCAGATTCCCTCTGATCTCCCGAGCAATATAACAGCTTTGGATATTTCTCATAACCAGCTCAGAACACTGCCAACTGCAAACCTTACCAAGTATAATCAACTCATCTACTTAGATGCAGGATTCAACACTATTTCTAAACTACAGCCAGAGCTGTGTTTGACTTTGCCTTTGTTAAAAGTTTTGAAACTGGAACATAATCAGTTGCATGTCTTTCCAAGCAATGTCTTTACCTCTTGTATCAGTCTGAAGGAGCTTAATTTGGGATCCAACATACTGGATGTGAAAAATGAGCCTTTCAAAAATCTGAAG aatttgCAGTTCCTGGATGTTTCTCATAATAAACTAAGCTCTATAAAACTGGGATCCCAGCCACAATTAGAGAGTTTGCAGGAGCTTGTGGCATCTCAGAACAAAATTACTGAATTAAAGAAAGAAGATCTATACTTTCTTAGTAACTCCTCACTAAACAAGCTGGACTTGTCAGCAAACCCTGTAAAAGAG tTTTACTCAGGCTGTTTCCGTGCTATTGGAAATTTATATGGTCTTATCATGAACAAGGTTCCACTGGGTCAAGATGGTACAGAGAAACTTGCTTCCGAATTATCTGGTACAAGAATTCAGCATCTCTCCATGAGCCAGGTTCAGCTTTCACAAATTTCCAGCTCGACCTTCAATGGAATGCATAATACAAACCTCACCATTTTAGATCTATCTAATAATGGCTTGTCTGTGATTGAAAATGACTCTCTTGTGTATCTTTCAAATTTAGAGGATTTAAATctaatgaataataatattacACGCCTGTTTTCTCATTCCCTCAATGGATTGTCCAATGTGAATTATCTGAATCTGGGATACTCTGATATCAGAAAAATTGACTCTGCTTTCCAATGGCTGAAACATTTAAAGGATCTTATTATGGATG GTCTTCGAAACCTGCGGCTGCTTGACCTGGAATCAAATGGTTTTGATGAGGTTCCAAGGATGGCTTTCCAAGGCTTATCTCAGCTAAGAAGCTTGAATCTGCGAGTCAATAATTTGAATCTGCTTCCAGAGTTTGTGTTTGATGACCTGACTTCTCTGACCTCTCTGTTCCTTGAGAAGAACCTCATCACAGCTGTTGATGAAAAAGTGTTCAGTAAGGTTTTCACACATTTGAAAGAACTAAATATGGGGTTCAACCCATTTGATTGTACTTGCGATGGTATAGCTTGGTTTGTTAACTGGCTTAATGGCAGCAAAACATTTATCCCAGGACTGAATAATTATCGATGCAACACCCCCTCTAAATACCACAGTAATTTGGTAGCCCAGTTTGATACCTCTCCGTGTGATAGTGCCCCCTTTGAATTGGTCTACATTGTGAGCACTACTTCAATATTGTTCTTCATCTCGGTAGTCCTACTCATCCACTTTCAAGGATGGAGAATACAATTTCTTTGGAGTGTGACTGTTAACAGAGTCCTTGGCCATAGAGAAATAGACAGGCCACAGCAGTGGTTTGATTATGATGCCTACATCATTCATTCCAAAAAGGATAAGAACTGGGTGTCTAAGAACTTTATTTCTCTTGAAGAAAATAATGAACCGGTAATTAGGTTTTGTTTAGAGGAACGGGATTTTGAAGCTGGAACATCTGAATTTGAAGCTGTTGTTGATAGTATAAGGAGGAGCAGGAAGATTATATTTGTTGTAACTGAGCATCTCTTGAAAGATCCTTGGTGCAAAAG GTTCAAAGTACATCATGCCATACAGCAAGCCATTGAACAAAGTCGGGATGCCATTATATTAATTTTTCGAGATGATATTCCAGATTACAAATTGAATAATGCACTTTGTTTGAGAAGAGCAATGTTCAAGTCTCGCTGTATTTTGGAGTGGCCAGCTCAGAAGGACCATCTGAATGCATTTTACCAGCAGTTAAAATCAGCACTTCAGTCTAGCAGCAGGATATTATGA